DNA from Candidatus Deferrimicrobium sp.:
CGCCTCGTAGTCCACCCCCTCGTGCGAGTAGAAGTTGGCGTCCTCCGAGGCGACGACCGCCTTCTTCAGCGCGGCGGGGATCTCCCCGTACGGCGTCCAGCGCGGATTCCGCGGGCCGAGCACGAAGGGGTGGCCCTTCTTTTCCCAATCCTTCACGGTGATGACCATCGAGACGTGCGGCTTCGCAAGGGGAGCGACGGACGGTAGCGTGAGGATCGAGACGCCGACCCACGCCGCGAGGAGAAGCGCCAGAATGGCGAGCGCGGCAAGGATCGTGCGGAAACGGAACGGCGATCGCATCCCGGCATTATCGCATCTTCTGGCGGGATACAACCGGCCGAGGTACACTACGAACAACCGAATGGCGGAAGACCTTTTCATCGAGGATGCGGCGCAAAACGTCGTGCGCTGGCGAACGGCGGTGCGCGAGCGCCCCGGGAGCGCGGCGGCGAGGTATACACCCGGGGTGGCGCTCGGAGGGCTCGGCTGGGCGTGCGCGGAGATCGGGGACCTGGAGGAAGCGGCGGCGGCGTTCCGGGAGGAGGCGAACTCCTCCCCCGGCGAACGGCGTCCCCTCTACAACCTCGGGACCGTCCTCGGCATGCTGGGGCGGCACGAGGAGGCGGTAGAATGGCTCGCGGAGGCCGTGAAACGTTCCCCGGGACACGCGGAGAGCCGCTACAACTTCGGGGTCTGCCTCTTCCGCCTGCACCGGCACGGCGCGGCGGCGGCGGCGTTCCGGGAGGCGCTGTGCCTGCGGCCCGCATACGCGAAGGCGTTGTACAACCTCGGCGTCGTCCTCTTCGAGACCGGACGGCACGAGGAAGCGGCGGCGGCGTTCCGCCAAGTCGTCGGGGGGGAGCCGGGACACGTGCGCGCCCGCTTCAATCTCGGGATCGCCCTTCTCGCCCTCGGGCGCGAACGACAGGCGACCGGGACGTTCCGGGAGGCGGCGCGCCACCATCCGGAACACGCGGCATCCCTCTTCTCCCTAGGCATCCTTCTCCTGCGCCAGGGAGAGAACGAGGCGGCGGCCGAGGCATTCCGGGGAGCGGTGCTGGCCCGGCCGGGGTACGCGAGGGCGCACAACAGCCTCGGAGTGGCCCTGTTCCGGATGTCGAGGACGGCGGAAGCGGCGGAGGAGTTCCGGGAAGCGACCCGCATCTTCCCGTCGTACGTGGGGGCGCACTTCAACCTGGGGCTGTGCCTGTTACGACCGGAAGACCGGGAGGAGGCCTCCCGGCAGCTCACCGTGCTTACGTTCCTCGACTCGTCCCACGCGCAACGATACGCGGCGCTGCTGTC
Protein-coding regions in this window:
- a CDS encoding tetratricopeptide repeat protein, which translates into the protein MAEDLFIEDAAQNVVRWRTAVRERPGSAAARYTPGVALGGLGWACAEIGDLEEAAAAFREEANSSPGERRPLYNLGTVLGMLGRHEEAVEWLAEAVKRSPGHAESRYNFGVCLFRLHRHGAAAAAFREALCLRPAYAKALYNLGVVLFETGRHEEAAAAFRQVVGGEPGHVRARFNLGIALLALGRERQATGTFREAARHHPEHAASLFSLGILLLRQGENEAAAEAFRGAVLARPGYARAHNSLGVALFRMSRTAEAAEEFREATRIFPSYVGAHFNLGLCLLRPEDREEASRQLTVLTFLDSSHAQRYAALLSRRGRTGPSLRSANFPRGARIPYPAMYSRALERKSASTGTGRPVA